ACGCAGGATATGCGGGAGATGGATGCGTTGTTGCGGATGGCCGATTTTTCCTCCGAAAGCCACTTTTTGGAAACCATGCTGAAGCGGCTCTCAGTAAGCGACGAACTGCAGGATGACGAGCTCGATGATGTGGTCGCTGCTGCCTGTCTCCCACAGAAGTCGGACAAAATTTACAGGTAGGTGTTATCAGAACAATGAAATGGTCACGATACAGTCATCTCTTTTTATCCAAGCGAAACGGCTGGCTTCTCTACAACAGTGCAGCCAATTCCTTCTTGAAGCTTGAGGAAGGGCAGGAGACCATCATCCGGAACATTAGCGAGAACCCGGATCATTATGATTTTTCCCGCTCTCCCCAGCTTTATATCTTGCTGCGTTCGGCGGGGCATCTGGTGACGGAGGGGCAGGATGAGGATTTTTACAATATACTCAAGATGCGCCGTCTGACCAATCAGTACGCGCCAGGCACGCTCCTTTTGACCGTCGCCATTACCCGCGCTTGCAATTTCGACTGCTCCTATTGCTTTGAGGGCAACCGCACAGGGAAACCCATGAGCGAAGAAATGGCGGAAAAGCTCGTTGCCTTCATCAAAGGCCACAAGAACATGAAGCTCTTCATCACTTGGTATGGCGGGGAGCCGCTTCTGGCCTTTGACCGCATCCTGAGCATCGATGAAAAGCTCAAGGCAGAGGAGCTTCCCTATCATTCCATGATGGTGACGAATGGCTATCTGCTGGAGGAACGGGTCATCTGTGAGCTCAATCGGCTGAATATCAAGATTATCCAGATCACCTTGGACGGGAAGCGGGAAACTCACGATTCCCGCCGCTGCCTCAAGGGCGGCGGCAAGACCTACGACCGCATCTTCCGGAATCTGGAAGCCCTCATGGCTTCGGACTACAATGGGAAGGTATATGTGCGTGTGAATGTGGACGGGCGCAATGCCGAGGAATTCATGGAGGTGTACCGCTCCGTCCAAGAGAAATTCCCGGAGGATTACGGCAAGCGTATTTCCGTTTATCCCGGCTTTGTGACGGGGGCTGCCCATCCCGATGCCTCCTGCTTTTTCAACTCCGACGACAAGGGACGCTTCGTGGCCGAGATGAGCGAAAAATACGGTGAGGCGCCCCTTTCCCTCTTCCCCCGCAGGCCGCCCGGGGGCTGTACCCTCACAAAGCGCAACGCCTATGTGGTGGGGCCGGAGGGGGAGCTTTACAAATGCTGGAATGATGTGGGGCTGGAGAAGATGGTGGTGGGGCACATCGACTCCCTGACGGACTGGAATATGCCCCTGGTGGCGAAGGGCATGGTGGCGGCATCCTATCTCGATTCCGCCGAGTGCCGCCAGTGCTTCTGCTTCCCCATCTGCGATGGCGGCTGCCACAAGATGCGTATGGAAAATATCACAGAGGGTGCGAAGCACGATGTGTGCACCTATTTCAAGCATCATCTGGATGAACTGCTGGAGCTTCATTATGAGCAAAAAACAAGCGCGGATGTCGCCGGCTGAGTACGGCGCCTGGAAACGTGCATGGGAATGCTATAGCGCCGACCCCAAGTGGCGGGAGGATTTTCTGGCGAATCCGGCAAAGAGCTTGTCAGGTTTTTTCGCCATATCGGATGTGTACGCTGCCTTCAAGGCCCTGGGCATGGTGTGCCAGGGAAAGGCGAGGGACAGGTCAAATCCTTATTATGATGAATTTATGCGCCGCTACGAGGAAATCGGTGCAGCTGTGGAAGCAGGCCTGGGGGAGGAACGGTTCGCCGACAAGCGGCTTTTCCGCTGGAACCGGATGGTGCTCCGGCGGGCGCGGGTGGAGCGGCGCGAGCTGATCCTTCAGGAGCATGTGCGTTTTTTCCCCATCGTATTCGAGCTGTCCGACGGCTGCCGGGAGCAGTGTCCCTTCTGCGGGCTGGCTGCGCCGCCTCATAAGGGGGACTTTCTCGCCACGCCGGAAAACCGGGCGCTGTGGCGTGAGGTGCTGGTCGCAAGCTGCGAGCTTCTGGGAGAGGTTGTGGGGGAGGGTGGGTGCTACTTTGCCACCGAGCCGCTGGACAATCACGACTATGAGAAACTGCTGGCGGATTTTTACGATCTGGTCGGGAGGTATCCCCAGACCACCACGGTGCTGGCGGCCCAATATCCCATGCGCATTCGCTCCCTCATGGGACAGATGGGCAAGGAGCGCATGGGGCTTGCGGCGCTGCGCTTCTCCGTGAGGTCCTTGAGGGAGTTTCACCGCATTATGGCCGAATACACTCCGGAGGAACTGGCCGATGTGGAGCTGCTTTTGAACAACGCAGAATCCGGCACCACATACAGCGACTCGGGGCGTGCCAGGGGACTGGACTTGCCGCCGGGGAAAAGGCGCCTTTGCTACAGCATTTCCTGTGTCGCCGGTTTTCGCGTGAACATGGCGCGCCGCTGTGTGGCTTTTATGGAGCCGGAGCTGCCTGACGAGGCCTGCCCCACCGGCGTGCGCATCCATGAGGAGCAGTATTTTGCCGATGTAGGGGAGTACCGCCGCATCCTGCGGGATTTTTCCGCCCGGTTCGCAAGGGACACTCTGCCGGAGGATGCGCCCCTGCGGCTGAATCCCCAGGTCAGGGTGGAGGAACTGGAGAATGTCATGGTATTCCACGGCGACGGCGTGAGCCTGCGCCTCGGCGGCAATATTCATTTCCGGAGGGCGGTGCGCCGGCTTATGGAGGGGGCGGCTGCCTTGCCGGAAATCTTCCGGGAACTGGGCATCAGCCCATTGGTGGGAGCCGGGGTGCGGCAGAAATTGGAGCTGCTGTACCAAAAAGGATATGTGCGGCTGCCCTGACTGGGAAAGGACAAGATCATGTGTGATACGAAAGGCCGGGAAAAATATGCATTCCTTCCCATCGATAGCTATGAGGAGCTGAGGGAAACCTATGCCTCCTTCGGAATAAAGTTCGCTGCGTCATCGCTCCTGCAGAAAAATCAGCAGCTGCTTGCCTTGGGGATCCATTCTGTGGCGGGTGAAACCTGCGGTATCGCCAGCGGCGTTTATTCCCAAAAAGAGAAGCGGTTCCTGATTTTGGGACTCCATATCCGGCGGGAGGACAGGAGCAAGGAACTGGTTCGTGCAGTTCTGCGTGAGCTGCTGGGACGGGCGCGACAGCAGTTCCATCCCGATCGCTACGAATGGGTGTATAAGCAAAAAGAGGAAGGCCGCGACCCGCGCCTCTCCCTCGTGAAGGGGCTGGATCTGCCCTGGCTGTCTCCTGCGGTTCGCCGTCGTGCCGGTGCCCTGATGAAGCTGGACACGGCCATCTTGCAGGAGTCAGGCAGCAAGATGAGGCACAATCGCTCCTACTGGTCACCGGAGCATGTGGCGAGCCTGGGCTATGCTTTCCTTCCTTGGGAGACCTGCGGCGAGGAGATAAAAGGAAAAATCCGTGCTATGCTGGCTTTGCCGGAGGAAAACACCGAGGGCCTGTCCCCCTTCGTGGGTGACGAGTATGACCTGGATACTAGTTTTGTCCTTGCCCATGAAGATTCGGTCTGCGGCTGGGTGATTTGCGCCAAGTTCAATGACGGTGTGGAAATCCGGCGCTGGTACATCGTCAGAGATGCCCGCCGCAACCGGGCCGGCCAATTCCTGGGCGCCTATATGCTGCAGGTCATACAGGAAAGATACAAGGCCGTTTATTTTAAGGTTCTGGAGCACAGCAAATCCATGCTGCGATTTGCCAAAGGCTACCTGGGGGGAGCCATCGTCGAGGAGATTCCCCTGTATCGTCTGGAGATGAAAGAATCCGGATAGGCCGCTTTGTCTGCCTTTTGCGGGTATGGATATATATGGCATTTTCTAAGAAAGGAGAATGAAAAATGGAATGGACCAAAGAGGAGATGGAATCCCTGTATGCCAGCATGCAGAAGAAGGCCATGACCGATGAGGAGTTCCGCAAGGAGATCCTGGCGGATGCCAACAAGGCATTGGCGAAGCTGGCGGGGAAGGAACTGCCCGAGGGCGTGAAGATCAAGGTCGTCGAGCAGGATCCCGCCTATACCGCCACTTTCGTATTGCCGAATTTGCTGTCGGAAGAAGTGGATATGGAGGATCTTGACAAGGCCGCCGGCGGAGGAATCTGTTTGATGGAGGCTCCCGGTATATGCAGCAACAAAGGATGCTTTGCCTATGCCGGTTTATGACATGCTCCTTTTATCCGCATTTTGCGGGTATGGATATATATGGCGCTTTTTACGAAAGGATGATGAAAAATGGAATGGACCAAAGAAGAGATGGAGGCCCTGTATGCCAGCATGCAGAAGAAGGCCATGACCGATGAGGATTTCCGCAAGGAGATCCTAGCGGATGCCAACAAGGCATTGGCGAAGCTGGCGGGGAAGGAACTGCCCGAGGGCATGAAGATCAAGGTCATCGAGCAGGATCCTGCCTATACCGCCACCTTCGTGCTGCCGGATCTTGCATCGGAGGAAGTGGATATGGAGGAACTGGACAAGGCCGCCGGCGGTATTTCCTTTGCGCTTGTCCTGACGATCTGCGGCGCTGCCCTTCCCGCTGACCCCACTCATGATATATGCGAAGCTGACATTTGCGGTGTCAGGTTATGACGAGGCAAGAAATGTCCCCGACTTCTATAAGTTGATGAAAGGCCGAGATGAAGTTTTGCCTACGGCAAAACTGGAACAATGGCCTTATAATTTATTTTTCTAAAGGAGAATGAAAAATGGAATGGACAAAAGAACAAATGGAAGAGACTTATCAGCAGGTGGTCAAAAAGGCTGTGACCGATGAGGAATTCCGCAAGGAGCTTCTTGCCAATCCCAACGAGGCCATCGGCAAGGTAGCAGGCATTCCCGTGCCGGCTGATTTCCGCATCTGCATCGTTGAGCAGGATCCTTCCTATCAGGCCACTTTCCTGCTGCCCCCCATGCTGCCGGAGGATGTCAGCGATGAGGATCTGGAGGCTGTGGCCGGCGGTGACTGTGTGCAGGATGTGGATATATGCGGGGCGCAGGGCTGTGGCGTACGCGGCAAGTAATGATTTCGATTAGCTTCGCAAGGTTCTTCCGCCGGTCTGTACGGCGGCAGGAGCTTGCTGATGGCCGAAACAACATACTGGAACATAAAGCCCCTCATCCTTGGGGGCTTTATGTTTGTGGGACAGGGAGTGGTGGATTTGCGCAAGGATACATCGGTCTGCTTGGTCATGCCTCCGTTTTCGAATGATATTTCCCCCTCATTGGCCCTGGGACTTTTGCAGGCATGCCTCTTGCGGGAAGGGATTCCCTGCCGGGTGGACTATGCCAACATGGGCTTTCACCGCCTTTTGGGAATGCCCCTCAGGCGAAAGCTCATGACGCTGGCAGACTATTTTGATGTGGCAGATGCCGTGTTCGCACCCCTTGCGGGCATTGCACCCCGCCGGAACCTGGATGATCTGGCGGGGTGGCTGGCCAGCGGTGCCAGCCACCCCGCCTTTTCGGCAGAGGAAAACCGGCAGATTCTTTATGACTCCATCCGGGTGGCAAAGGTCTGGCTGGAGGAGACTGCAGAACGCATTCTCGCCATGAACCCGCGTTTTGTGGGAGCCTGCTCCATGTTCCAGCAGCACAATGCTGCTCTTGCCCTCCTGCGGCGGCTGAAGGAACGCCGTCCGGAGATTGCCACCGCCATGGGCGGCCCGAACTGCATGGGCAGCGCAGGGGGGAGAACCCTGCGGCATTTCCCCTTCGTTGATTTCGTCTTTTTCGGCGAGGCTGATGAGATCATAGCCGAGGTGGTGAGGGGGGCGCTGGCGGGAGGGGAGTTCCCTCTGCCCTACGGGGTGCTGCGCCAGGGCAGCAACCTGCCGAGGGACGGCAAATGGCCCCATCGTCTGACCCGGGATCTGGACAGTCTGCCGCTTCCGGATTACCATGATTTCTTTGCTTCGTGGAATGATTCTTTCCCTGAGCTGGCAAAGTTCCACGCTTCCATTCTGGCCTCGGAGGACAATGTGCTTCTTTATCTCGAAGGTTCCCGCGGCTGCTGGTGGGGAGAGAAGCATCCCTGCACCTTCTGCGGGCTGAACGGCAGCATGAACCGCTATCGCCGGAAACGCCCGGAGCGTATCGCCTGGGAAATGAGGGAAATCCGGGAACTATACGGACAGCATACGATTGCTTTCACGGATAGCATCATGAGCCGTGAGGCGCAGAAAGAACTGCCCCGCCTTGTGGAGCATCACCCCTTGCCTATAGATGCCTCCGGCTCCGGTCAGCCGTGCCAGTTCACCGAGATAAAATCCAATCTGACGGAGGAGGAAATAAAATCTCTGGCAGAAATCGGTTTCACGAAGCTGCAGCCCGGCATCGAGAGCTTCTCCGACCATATACTGCAATTGATGGGCAAGGGGAATACGGCCATCCGCCATATCGCCCTGCTGAAATATGCGCGCCGTTTTGGCGTGTATCTTTTCTGGAATCTCCTGTACGGTTTCCCCGGTGAGACAAGGGCCGACTATGAGGAGCTCATCAATCTGTTGCCCCTCCTCACCCACTTGCAGCCCCCGGGAAGCTTCTCGCCTCTCGTATATCACAAGAACAGCATCTATTGCACGCATCCGGAGCAATATGGCCTGCAGCTGATCCCGGCCCGGTGGTATGATTTCCTCGCGCCGGATGATGACGAGTACATCAGAGACATCGCCTACACATATGAAAACACTGCCGAACTCGGCAAAGCATCTCCCCTGCAGCCACTCTATGACGAGCTGGAGAATCGGATTCGCAGGTGGAAGCTTCTCTCTTCCGGCGGAGGATTTGCTGATCGCCTGGAGATGCGCTTGGCTGACGGAGCCATTGAGATAACTGATTTGCGGGAGTGCCACAAGAAACCGCGCCATGTGCTGACGGGACTGGCCAAGGAAATCTGCCTTCTTTGCCGTGCGCCCATATCCCGCAAAAAGCTCGCCGCCTCTTTGGATGCCACGCCGGAAGCGATAGATATTTGCCTGAGCGAGCTGACCTCGCAAAATCTTCTCATTGGTATAAACGAAGAGTATTTAACTTTAGCAATAGACAGAGGGGAAGACGGTGCAACGTCTTGCCAGCTCGCGAAAAGGAACAACTGACCGAAGTTTCGCACGGAGTTTTGTGAAGGAGTTTGAGTGCTATGAGAAATGAAGTTGCCTACAAAGAAGAAAAATTGGCAAACGGATGGTTCATCCTGGGCGTGCAGGGACAGGTGAATCGCCTTACTGCCGACGGGGTTTATCAAAAGGGGGAGGAAGTCGTGTCCAGGGAGGCGCGGACAGCCATTGACCTGAGCGGTGTGGACTATTTGTCCAGCGCCGGCATCCGGGTGTTCTTGAGGCTGCTC
This genomic interval from Selenomonas sp. AB3002 contains the following:
- a CDS encoding radical SAM protein → MKWSRYSHLFLSKRNGWLLYNSAANSFLKLEEGQETIIRNISENPDHYDFSRSPQLYILLRSAGHLVTEGQDEDFYNILKMRRLTNQYAPGTLLLTVAITRACNFDCSYCFEGNRTGKPMSEEMAEKLVAFIKGHKNMKLFITWYGGEPLLAFDRILSIDEKLKAEELPYHSMMVTNGYLLEERVICELNRLNIKIIQITLDGKRETHDSRRCLKGGGKTYDRIFRNLEALMASDYNGKVYVRVNVDGRNAEEFMEVYRSVQEKFPEDYGKRISVYPGFVTGAAHPDASCFFNSDDKGRFVAEMSEKYGEAPLSLFPRRPPGGCTLTKRNAYVVGPEGELYKCWNDVGLEKMVVGHIDSLTDWNMPLVAKGMVAASYLDSAECRQCFCFPICDGGCHKMRMENITEGAKHDVCTYFKHHLDELLELHYEQKTSADVAG
- a CDS encoding GNAT family N-acetyltransferase, producing MCDTKGREKYAFLPIDSYEELRETYASFGIKFAASSLLQKNQQLLALGIHSVAGETCGIASGVYSQKEKRFLILGLHIRREDRSKELVRAVLRELLGRARQQFHPDRYEWVYKQKEEGRDPRLSLVKGLDLPWLSPAVRRRAGALMKLDTAILQESGSKMRHNRSYWSPEHVASLGYAFLPWETCGEEIKGKIRAMLALPEENTEGLSPFVGDEYDLDTSFVLAHEDSVCGWVICAKFNDGVEIRRWYIVRDARRNRAGQFLGAYMLQVIQERYKAVYFKVLEHSKSMLRFAKGYLGGAIVEEIPLYRLEMKESG
- a CDS encoding NHLP leader peptide family RiPP precursor, which gives rise to MEWTKEEMESLYASMQKKAMTDEEFRKEILADANKALAKLAGKELPEGVKIKVVEQDPAYTATFVLPNLLSEEVDMEDLDKAAGGGICLMEAPGICSNKGCFAYAGL
- a CDS encoding NHLP leader peptide family RiPP precursor, which codes for MEWTKEEMEALYASMQKKAMTDEDFRKEILADANKALAKLAGKELPEGMKIKVIEQDPAYTATFVLPDLASEEVDMEELDKAAGGISFALVLTICGAALPADPTHDICEADICGVRL
- a CDS encoding NHLP leader peptide family RiPP precursor translates to MEWTKEQMEETYQQVVKKAVTDEEFRKELLANPNEAIGKVAGIPVPADFRICIVEQDPSYQATFLLPPMLPEDVSDEDLEAVAGGDCVQDVDICGAQGCGVRGK
- a CDS encoding RiPP maturation radical SAM C-methyltransferase is translated as MAETTYWNIKPLILGGFMFVGQGVVDLRKDTSVCLVMPPFSNDISPSLALGLLQACLLREGIPCRVDYANMGFHRLLGMPLRRKLMTLADYFDVADAVFAPLAGIAPRRNLDDLAGWLASGASHPAFSAEENRQILYDSIRVAKVWLEETAERILAMNPRFVGACSMFQQHNAALALLRRLKERRPEIATAMGGPNCMGSAGGRTLRHFPFVDFVFFGEADEIIAEVVRGALAGGEFPLPYGVLRQGSNLPRDGKWPHRLTRDLDSLPLPDYHDFFASWNDSFPELAKFHASILASEDNVLLYLEGSRGCWWGEKHPCTFCGLNGSMNRYRRKRPERIAWEMREIRELYGQHTIAFTDSIMSREAQKELPRLVEHHPLPIDASGSGQPCQFTEIKSNLTEEEIKSLAEIGFTKLQPGIESFSDHILQLMGKGNTAIRHIALLKYARRFGVYLFWNLLYGFPGETRADYEELINLLPLLTHLQPPGSFSPLVYHKNSIYCTHPEQYGLQLIPARWYDFLAPDDDEYIRDIAYTYENTAELGKASPLQPLYDELENRIRRWKLLSSGGGFADRLEMRLADGAIEITDLRECHKKPRHVLTGLAKEICLLCRAPISRKKLAASLDATPEAIDICLSELTSQNLLIGINEEYLTLAIDRGEDGATSCQLAKRNN
- a CDS encoding STAS domain-containing protein, translated to MRNEVAYKEEKLANGWFILGVQGQVNRLTADGVYQKGEEVVSREARTAIDLSGVDYLSSAGIRVFLRLLKKAKKEGKEFTAVGAAGDVKSVLEDSNMATLLHMRDTRDDL